A window of Ranitomeya variabilis isolate aRanVar5 chromosome 2, aRanVar5.hap1, whole genome shotgun sequence contains these coding sequences:
- the LOC143807213 gene encoding NAD(P)H dehydrogenase [quinone] 1-like — MSGKTALIVLAHQERASFNYAMKEATKAALEKNGWTVLVSDLYEMKFHSVLSRDDITGSPKEPNNFKYGAETLIAWQEGRLASDIKEEQKKVEKADLVIFQFPLYWFGMPALMKGWVERVFSMGFAYSYQTFYSEGPFKNKKALLSFTTGGPGAMSSPRGINGDINIFLWPLQNGILNFCGFKVLEPQISFAVAHIPQEARVEILKNWEKRLDTIWDEKPIRYLPIQDFEGLSGGFVLKKEVEEARADEKYSPTVGQHLGKPLPPDSQVKADCARL, encoded by the exons ATGTCAG GCAAAACTGCACTGATTGTATTAGCTCACCAGGAACGGGCATCTTTTAACTATGCCATGAAAGAAGCAACTAAGGCAGCTCTAGAGAAGAATGGATGGACGGTCCTTGTGTCTGATCTTTATGAGATGAAGTTTCACTCTGTCCTGTCACGAGATGATATCACAG GTAGCCCCAAGGAGCCGAATAATTTCAAATATGGCGCAGAGACTCTGATAGCGTGGCAGGAGGGACGCCTCGCCAGTGACATAAAGGAAGAGCAGAAGAAGGTGGAGAAAGCTGATCTTGTGATCTTTCAG TTCCCGTTGTACTGGTTCGGCATGCCCGCCCTAATGAAGGGTTGGGTGGAGCGAGTCTTCTCTATGGGGTTTGCATACAGCTATCAAACTTTCTATTCTGAAGGGCCATTCAAG aataaGAAAGCTCTGTTATCCTTCACCACTGGGGGCCCTGGGGCAATGTCCTCACCCCGCGGCATTAATGGAGACATCAATATTTTCCTGTGGCCTTTGCAG AATGGAATTTTGAATTTCTGTGGATTTAAAGTCCTGGAGCCTCAGATCTCATTTGCCGTGGCACACATACCTCAGGAAGCTCGCGTGGAGATACTTAAGAATTGGGAGAAGCGACTGGACACAATTTGGGATGAAAAGCCCATCAGGTACCTTCCCATTCAGGACTTTGAGGGTTTGTCTGGTGGATTTGTCCTGAAGAAGGAAGTGGAGGAGGCCAGAGCGGATGAGAAGTATAGCCCAACCGTGGGGCAACACCTGGGCAAACCTCTGCCACCTGACAGCCAGGTGAAGGCTGACTGTGCCAGGTTATGA